Below is a genomic region from Microbacterium esteraromaticum.
GCAGTGATCCGCGCATAGGATGGATGTCGATTCAAGAGGGGGCTCCGCATGGAATGGCTGTGGCCGGTACTGATCGTCGTCGGAGTGCTTCTGCTCGTCGGCATCTATCTGTGGTCGACGTACAACTCGCTGGTGCAGCTGAACGTGCGCGTCGATGAGGCCTGGAGCGGTATCACCGTGCAGCTCAAGCGTCGAGCCGACCTCATCCCCAACCTCATCGAGACCGTGCGGGGCTACGCCGCGCACGAGAAGGAGGTCTTCGAGGGAGTCACCCGCGCTCGTGCAGAGACGCTCGCCGCGACCGGCCCTGCGGAGGCAGGTGTGGCCGAAGGTCATCTGCAGCAGGCACTGCGCAGTCTCTTCGCGGTCGCTGAGGCGTACCCGCAGCTGCAGGCCAGTCAGAGCTACCTGCAGCTGCAGCACTCCCTCGTGGACACCGAGGACAAGATCCAGGCCGCGCGCCGCTTCTACAACGGCGGGGTGCGCGAGCTGAACACCAAGATCAAGGTGTTCCCGAACAACCTCTTCGCTCGCGGCCTCGGCTTCACCGAGCGGGAGTTCTTCGAGGTCAGCGACGACGGGGCGATCTCCGAGCCCCCGCGCGTGCAGTTCTGACACGCAGACCGAACGCCCCGTCTATGGACGGGGCGTTCGTCATTCCCGCGGGTGCACGTGGCGCTCGACCGCGGTGTCGGCGCCGTGCAGAGCGTGCGCGAGGGCATCCG
It encodes:
- a CDS encoding LemA family protein encodes the protein MEWLWPVLIVVGVLLLVGIYLWSTYNSLVQLNVRVDEAWSGITVQLKRRADLIPNLIETVRGYAAHEKEVFEGVTRARAETLAATGPAEAGVAEGHLQQALRSLFAVAEAYPQLQASQSYLQLQHSLVDTEDKIQAARRFYNGGVRELNTKIKVFPNNLFARGLGFTEREFFEVSDDGAISEPPRVQF